One window from the genome of Sphingomicrobium arenosum encodes:
- the rnd gene encoding ribonuclease D yields the protein MKIHDLIRDSAELAQLVSRMESADFVVVDTEFMRENTYWPILCLIQISDGKEAAAIDPLADGIDMGPLLDLLVDNEEVLKVFHAGGQDLEIFHNITGKVPTPLFDTQIAAMALGYGEQVGYANLVAATLGHQLDKGARFTDWSRRPLDKRQIDYAIADVTHLAEIFPTLLEKLVETGRGGWLDEEMARLADPSSFAFDPEDAWKRIKLPSRKPDVLGRLKALAAWREREARGKDLPRGRIVKDDTLGELANHPPRRQEDLVKVRGLSKGWRDNEIGARLMDAIESAEPLPNEEMPAKPQRRPGLTKDASLVSDLLKLLLKIRSKEAGVAPRLIARAQELELLAAGEREGLDILSGWRFEEFGRDALDLVEGRLAFATENGKLKMTKTG from the coding sequence ATGAAAATCCATGATCTCATCCGCGACAGCGCGGAACTCGCACAACTCGTCTCCCGCATGGAAAGCGCCGACTTCGTCGTCGTCGATACCGAATTCATGCGCGAGAACACCTATTGGCCGATCCTCTGCCTGATCCAGATTTCGGACGGCAAGGAAGCAGCCGCCATCGATCCGCTGGCCGACGGCATCGACATGGGGCCGCTCCTCGACCTCCTCGTCGATAATGAGGAGGTGTTGAAGGTCTTTCATGCCGGTGGGCAGGACCTCGAGATTTTCCACAATATCACCGGCAAGGTGCCGACCCCGCTGTTCGACACGCAGATCGCGGCCATGGCGCTCGGTTATGGCGAACAGGTCGGCTACGCCAACCTCGTTGCCGCCACCTTGGGCCATCAGCTCGACAAGGGCGCACGCTTCACCGACTGGTCGCGCCGCCCCCTCGACAAGCGCCAGATCGACTACGCCATCGCCGATGTGACGCATCTCGCCGAAATCTTCCCGACGCTGCTCGAAAAGCTGGTCGAGACCGGCCGCGGCGGCTGGCTCGACGAGGAGATGGCGCGGCTCGCCGATCCTTCCTCCTTCGCCTTCGATCCCGAAGATGCGTGGAAGCGCATCAAACTCCCGAGCCGCAAGCCCGACGTCCTCGGCCGCCTGAAGGCGCTCGCTGCCTGGCGTGAACGCGAGGCCCGGGGCAAGGACTTGCCGCGCGGGCGAATCGTCAAGGACGACACGCTGGGTGAACTGGCCAATCATCCGCCCAGGCGTCAGGAAGACCTCGTCAAGGTGCGCGGCCTCTCCAAGGGCTGGCGCGACAATGAGATCGGCGCGCGGCTGATGGACGCGATCGAGAGCGCCGAACCGCTTCCCAACGAGGAAATGCCGGCCAAACCGCAGCGCCGCCCCGGGCTTACCAAGGATGCGAGCCTCGTCAGCGACCTGTTGAAATTGCTCCTGAAAATCCGCTCGAAGGAGGCCGGCGTCGCGCCGCGCCTCATCGCGCGGGCGCAGGAATTGGAACTGCTCGCGGCGGGCGAACGCGAGGGTCTGGACATCCTGTCGGGCTGGCGGTTCGAGGAATTCGGGCGCGACGCGCTCGACCTCGTGGAAGGCCGCTTGGCTTTCGCCACGGAAAATGGCAAGCTCAAGATGACTAAAACAGGTTAA
- a CDS encoding lytic transglycosylase domain-containing protein, producing the protein MRKPALFAAVAALSGMAASSVVEQSVRPETQAASVAVAAQSRPSVAVIDAAIGEWRQLRRDNRPSFERAARFAIAYPDWPEANVIRARAEAAIHAGAPDATVIEFFRSAPPRTAKGWTRLAYAYDRQGRGIEAMAAARSAWVSADLSSEDEALIRAQYWSRLTASDHARRVDALLFDKQASRASAYLSLLPADERAIAEARVALQQGAGDANQKFARVEDRLDDHAGLLMDRARYYRLYNNETAAQALLAQPHNFTTRPTDIDKWFEMLLLAAQGAEERGDYSTAFNIARQLEDAFVPGDDKTLQPFGVRDKYTDLAWLAGTVARDRLRRPAAASTMFELYSGGGRSLQVESKGLYWAGRTAAETGDMGRANGLFERAAQSPELFYGQLALERLGREIPAPPPLPTQVDPAVSAEFYARPIVSAIGRLANSRDEQTLMVRALAESLETESERILASRYAETVDRPDLGVWVARIARNNGSLFYYRSAWPTHPQGAPGGQLWSYAHGITRQESSFDRSAVSHANAHGMMQLLPATARDQARRSGLPYSYARLTQDPAYNVRLGSDYLALRLRNWDGAIMLAAASYNAGHGNAMKWVRRYGDPRNPGVDQLAWIERIPFGETRSYVQRVIENAAVYDRLNPYVPAYGTVHVSRHLGKPGQPG; encoded by the coding sequence ATGAGGAAGCCCGCCCTTTTCGCCGCCGTCGCCGCCCTGTCGGGCATGGCGGCCTCTTCGGTCGTCGAACAATCCGTTCGGCCCGAGACCCAAGCCGCGAGCGTGGCCGTCGCCGCGCAGTCACGCCCCAGCGTTGCCGTCATCGACGCCGCGATCGGCGAATGGCGTCAGTTGCGGCGCGATAATCGGCCCTCGTTCGAGCGCGCCGCGCGCTTTGCCATCGCCTATCCCGACTGGCCCGAGGCCAATGTCATCCGCGCCCGCGCCGAGGCCGCGATCCACGCCGGCGCGCCCGATGCGACCGTGATCGAATTCTTCCGCAGTGCACCGCCGCGTACCGCCAAGGGCTGGACGCGGCTTGCCTATGCCTATGACCGGCAGGGTCGCGGCATCGAGGCGATGGCCGCGGCCCGTTCGGCCTGGGTCAGCGCCGATCTGTCCTCCGAGGACGAAGCGCTCATTCGCGCCCAATATTGGTCGCGCCTCACCGCGAGCGATCACGCCCGCCGCGTCGATGCCTTGTTGTTCGACAAGCAGGCGAGCCGCGCTTCTGCCTATCTCTCGCTCCTGCCCGCCGACGAGCGCGCCATCGCCGAGGCGCGCGTTGCGCTCCAGCAGGGGGCGGGCGATGCCAATCAGAAATTCGCGCGCGTCGAGGATCGGCTCGACGATCATGCCGGCCTGCTGATGGACCGGGCGCGCTATTATCGTCTCTACAACAACGAGACTGCGGCGCAGGCGCTGCTGGCCCAGCCCCATAATTTCACCACCCGTCCGACCGACATCGACAAATGGTTCGAAATGCTGCTCCTCGCCGCCCAAGGCGCGGAGGAACGCGGGGACTATTCCACCGCCTTCAACATCGCGCGCCAGCTCGAAGACGCGTTCGTGCCGGGCGACGACAAGACGCTGCAGCCCTTCGGCGTGCGCGACAAATACACCGACCTGGCTTGGCTGGCCGGCACCGTGGCGCGCGATCGCCTGCGCCGCCCCGCTGCCGCCAGCACCATGTTCGAACTCTATTCGGGCGGGGGCCGCTCGCTCCAGGTCGAATCCAAGGGTCTCTACTGGGCCGGACGGACTGCCGCCGAGACCGGCGACATGGGCCGCGCGAATGGCCTGTTCGAACGTGCCGCGCAGAGCCCCGAGCTCTTCTACGGCCAGCTCGCGCTCGAACGACTGGGCCGCGAAATCCCGGCGCCCCCGCCCCTGCCCACGCAGGTCGATCCGGCGGTCAGCGCCGAATTTTACGCGCGCCCCATCGTCTCGGCCATCGGCCGCCTCGCCAACAGCCGCGACGAGCAGACGCTGATGGTCCGCGCGCTGGCCGAGAGCCTCGAGACCGAGTCCGAACGCATTCTCGCCTCGCGTTATGCCGAGACCGTCGATCGTCCCGACCTCGGCGTCTGGGTCGCGCGTATCGCGCGCAACAACGGTTCGCTCTTTTACTATCGCTCGGCCTGGCCGACGCATCCGCAAGGGGCGCCCGGCGGTCAGCTATGGAGCTATGCCCATGGCATCACCCGGCAGGAAAGCTCGTTCGACCGCTCGGCGGTCAGCCACGCCAATGCGCATGGCATGATGCAGCTGCTTCCCGCCACGGCGCGCGACCAGGCGCGTCGTTCTGGGCTGCCCTACAGCTACGCCCGCCTGACGCAGGATCCCGCCTATAACGTGCGCCTCGGCAGCGACTATCTGGCGCTCCGCCTCAGGAATTGGGACGGCGCGATCATGCTCGCCGCCGCCAGCTACAACGCGGGTCATGGCAATGCCATGAAATGGGTCCGCCGCTATGGCGACCCGCGCAATCCGGGGGTCGATCAGCTGGCGTGGATCGAACGCATTCCCTTTGGCGAAACCCGCAGCTATGTGCAGCGCGTGATCGAAAATGCCGCCGTCTACGACCGCCTGAACCCCTATGTGCCTGCCTATGGCACGGTCCATGTCTCGCGCCACCTCGGCAAGCCGGGCCAGCCCGGCTGA
- the aspS gene encoding aspartate--tRNA ligase produces MHAYRSHNCAALNKDHVGETVRLSGWVHRKRDHGGVLFVDLRDHYGLTQIVADEDSPALPILDKLKLESVVTIDGEVKARSEGTVNDRLPTGAIEVFARGVTVQSEAAELPMPVAGEQEYPEEIRLKYRYLDLRRERVHNNIMLRSKVISSLRRRMQDQGFTEFQTPILGASSPEGARDYLVPSRLHPGRFYALPQAPQMFKQLLMVSGFDRYFQIAPCFRDEDLRADRSPEFYQLDFEMSFVTQEDVFQALEPVLAGVFEEFADGKSVTPAGEFPRIPYREAMLKYGSDKPDLRNPIVISDVGAHFEGSGFGLFANLVSQGKKVRAIPAPGTAEKSRKFFDEMNDWARSEGFPGLGYATRKGGEWGGPIAKNHGPDKMDKLADELGLGPDDGIFFAAGEEKDAAKLAGAARTRVGESLGLIEEGCFKFCWIVDFPMYEYDEAQQKVDFSHNPFSMPQGEMDALENKDPLDILAWQYDIVCNGYELSSGAIRNHRPDIMYKAFEIAGYTKADVDENFSGMIEAFKLGAPPHGGSAPGIDRIVMLLADEPNIREVITFPMNQRAQDLMMGAPSLVTDRQLEELSIAVTAEPEDEAVEPAPETLVEER; encoded by the coding sequence ATGCACGCTTACCGCTCCCACAATTGCGCCGCCCTCAACAAGGACCATGTCGGCGAGACCGTCCGCCTGTCGGGCTGGGTCCACCGCAAGCGCGACCATGGGGGCGTGCTGTTCGTCGATCTTCGCGACCATTACGGCTTGACCCAGATCGTCGCCGACGAGGACAGCCCGGCGCTTCCGATCCTAGACAAGCTCAAGCTCGAAAGCGTCGTCACCATCGACGGCGAAGTGAAGGCGCGCAGCGAGGGCACGGTCAACGATCGCCTGCCGACCGGCGCCATCGAGGTGTTCGCGCGCGGCGTGACGGTGCAATCGGAAGCCGCCGAGCTTCCCATGCCGGTCGCGGGCGAACAGGAATATCCCGAGGAAATCCGCCTCAAATATCGCTATCTCGACCTGCGCCGCGAGCGCGTTCACAACAATATCATGCTGCGCTCGAAGGTGATCTCGAGCCTGCGCCGCCGCATGCAGGACCAGGGCTTCACCGAATTCCAGACGCCGATCCTCGGCGCCTCGAGCCCCGAGGGCGCGCGCGATTATCTGGTGCCCTCGCGCCTCCATCCGGGCCGCTTCTATGCGCTCCCGCAGGCGCCGCAGATGTTCAAGCAGCTGCTCATGGTCTCGGGCTTCGACCGCTATTTCCAGATCGCGCCCTGTTTCCGCGACGAGGATCTGCGCGCCGACCGTTCCCCCGAATTCTACCAGCTCGACTTCGAAATGAGCTTCGTCACGCAGGAAGACGTCTTCCAGGCGCTGGAGCCCGTGCTCGCGGGGGTGTTCGAGGAATTTGCGGACGGCAAGAGCGTCACGCCCGCCGGTGAATTTCCGCGCATTCCCTATCGCGAGGCGATGCTGAAATATGGGTCGGACAAGCCTGACCTTCGCAATCCCATCGTCATCAGCGACGTCGGTGCGCATTTCGAAGGCTCGGGCTTCGGGCTGTTCGCCAACCTCGTTTCGCAGGGCAAGAAGGTCCGCGCGATCCCCGCACCGGGCACCGCCGAAAAGAGCCGCAAGTTCTTCGACGAGATGAATGACTGGGCGCGCAGCGAAGGCTTCCCGGGCCTCGGCTATGCCACCCGCAAGGGCGGCGAATGGGGCGGTCCCATTGCCAAGAACCACGGGCCCGACAAGATGGACAAGCTGGCCGACGAACTCGGCCTCGGCCCCGATGACGGCATCTTCTTCGCCGCGGGCGAGGAAAAGGACGCCGCCAAGCTGGCGGGCGCGGCGCGCACCCGCGTCGGCGAGAGCCTCGGCCTCATCGAGGAAGGCTGTTTCAAATTCTGCTGGATCGTCGATTTCCCGATGTACGAATATGACGAGGCGCAGCAGAAGGTCGACTTTTCGCACAACCCCTTCTCGATGCCGCAGGGCGAAATGGATGCGCTGGAAAACAAGGATCCGCTCGACATCCTTGCCTGGCAGTATGACATCGTCTGCAACGGTTACGAGCTGAGCTCGGGCGCGATCCGGAACCACCGCCCCGACATCATGTACAAGGCGTTCGAGATCGCCGGCTACACCAAGGCCGATGTCGACGAGAATTTCTCGGGGATGATCGAGGCGTTCAAACTGGGCGCGCCGCCGCATGGCGGTTCGGCGCCGGGCATCGACCGCATCGTCATGCTGCTCGCCGACGAGCCCAATATCCGCGAGGTCATCACCTTCCCGATGAACCAGCGCGCGCAGGACCTGATGATGGGCGCGCCGAGCCTCGTCACCGACCGCCAGCTCGAGGAGCTGTCGATCGCGGTGACCGCCGAGCCCGAGGATGAGGCCGTCGAGCCTGCGCCCGAGACCCTTGTCGAAGAGCGCTGA
- a CDS encoding DUF2256 domain-containing protein has translation MPEKTCASCGRPFAWRKKWAKVWDEVKYCSDRCRGNKSQASG, from the coding sequence TTGCCCGAAAAGACCTGCGCCAGCTGCGGACGCCCGTTCGCGTGGCGCAAGAAGTGGGCGAAGGTCTGGGACGAGGTGAAATATTGCTCCGACCGCTGCCGGGGCAACAAGTCTCAAGCCTCGGGGTAG
- the smpB gene encoding SsrA-binding protein SmpB — MSKAFNKVKVVADNRRATYDYSIEERFEAGIVLQGTEVKALRKSEGSIKESYATVEDGEAWLINSHIPEYSHGNRLNHETRRPRKLLLHQREINKMMGAVQRQGMTLVPMSIYFNGEGKAKLELALAKGKKVHDKRQAIKDRDWKRDQARILRDRG, encoded by the coding sequence ATGAGCAAGGCCTTCAACAAGGTCAAGGTCGTCGCCGACAATCGGCGCGCGACCTACGATTATTCGATCGAGGAACGGTTCGAGGCGGGCATCGTGCTGCAGGGCACCGAGGTGAAGGCGCTGCGCAAATCGGAAGGCTCCATCAAGGAGAGCTACGCCACCGTCGAGGATGGCGAGGCGTGGCTGATCAACAGCCACATCCCCGAATATAGCCACGGCAACCGCCTCAATCACGAGACGCGGCGTCCGCGCAAACTGCTCCTCCACCAGCGCGAGATCAACAAGATGATGGGTGCGGTGCAGCGGCAGGGCATGACGCTGGTGCCCATGTCGATCTATTTCAACGGCGAGGGCAAGGCCAAGCTCGAGCTCGCGCTCGCCAAGGGCAAGAAGGTCCATGACAAGCGCCAGGCGATCAAGGATCGCGACTGGAAGCGCGACCAGGCCCGGATCCTGAGGGATCGTGGGTAA
- a CDS encoding DUF2062 domain-containing protein — translation MGKTPPGPFRRFLKRHAPTREELVRSRWLKPVRHYIDAHEYWRFTRRSVPRAVLVGMFIGIFLMVPGLQMFAAAALSIPLRANIPIAAAITWVSNPATTPVFLFAGLEVGSLLGFQTNVDAFLDLIDRGASLGEWTQWALSDAAPAVIIGLFVIAVVLAFVAYWVSLVGWRLWIARRWKQRSVEGNSTYTSER, via the coding sequence GTGGGTAAGACCCCGCCCGGCCCCTTTCGGCGCTTTTTGAAGCGCCACGCGCCGACGCGCGAGGAACTGGTCCGCTCGCGCTGGCTCAAGCCGGTGCGCCATTATATCGACGCGCATGAATATTGGCGCTTCACCCGCCGATCCGTGCCGCGCGCGGTGCTGGTAGGGATGTTCATCGGCATCTTCCTGATGGTGCCGGGGCTGCAGATGTTTGCCGCCGCCGCGCTGTCGATCCCGCTGCGCGCCAACATTCCCATCGCCGCCGCCATCACCTGGGTCAGCAATCCCGCGACCACGCCCGTGTTCCTGTTCGCCGGATTGGAGGTCGGCTCGCTGCTCGGCTTCCAGACCAATGTCGACGCTTTCCTCGACCTGATCGATCGCGGCGCGAGCCTTGGCGAATGGACGCAATGGGCCTTGTCGGACGCGGCGCCAGCCGTCATCATCGGTCTATTCGTCATCGCCGTCGTTCTTGCGTTCGTCGCTTATTGGGTGTCGCTCGTGGGATGGCGATTGTGGATTGCACGCCGCTGGAAGCAGCGTAGTGTCGAGGGGAACTCGACTTACACTTCGGAGAGATAA
- the dapA gene encoding 4-hydroxy-tetrahydrodipicolinate synthase → MFRGSIPALVTPFDADGAVDLEAFRALVDWQIAEGSHGLVPCGTTGEVATLSGEEHLDVVTACVEQAKGRVPVIAGCGGYDTAAVVAAIQNVAEAGADAALCVVPYYNKPSQAGLVAHFTACAERSPIPIVVYNVPSRTVADIGVEALAEVARHEKIVAIKDATGNLARVTAQRLACGEDFNQLSGNDDMALGFNAMGGVGAISVTANVAPKLCAQFQEATLDGRWDEARALQDKLYPLHAALFTDASPGPAKYALSKVRPGSSTGLRLPLTEPSDASKAAVDAALDHAGLVG, encoded by the coding sequence ATGTTTCGTGGCTCGATTCCCGCGCTGGTGACCCCGTTCGACGCGGATGGGGCGGTCGATCTGGAGGCGTTTCGCGCGCTCGTCGACTGGCAGATCGCGGAAGGCAGCCACGGGCTCGTGCCGTGCGGGACAACGGGCGAGGTTGCCACGCTGTCGGGCGAGGAGCATCTCGACGTCGTCACCGCCTGCGTCGAACAGGCCAAGGGGCGCGTGCCCGTCATCGCGGGCTGCGGCGGCTATGACACCGCCGCGGTCGTCGCCGCGATCCAGAATGTCGCCGAGGCAGGCGCCGATGCCGCGCTCTGCGTCGTGCCTTATTACAACAAGCCGAGCCAGGCCGGCCTCGTCGCCCATTTTACCGCCTGCGCCGAACGCTCGCCCATCCCGATCGTGGTCTACAACGTGCCCAGCCGCACCGTCGCCGACATCGGGGTCGAGGCGCTGGCCGAGGTTGCGCGGCACGAGAAGATCGTCGCCATCAAGGACGCCACCGGCAATCTCGCGCGCGTGACCGCCCAGCGGCTCGCCTGCGGGGAGGATTTCAATCAGCTTTCGGGCAATGACGACATGGCATTGGGCTTCAATGCCATGGGCGGGGTGGGGGCGATCAGCGTCACCGCCAATGTCGCACCCAAATTGTGCGCGCAATTCCAAGAGGCCACGCTCGATGGGCGCTGGGACGAGGCGCGCGCCTTGCAGGACAAGCTCTATCCGCTCCATGCGGCACTGTTCACCGACGCCTCGCCCGGCCCGGCCAAATATGCCCTGTCGAAGGTGCGTCCCGGCAGCAGCACCGGATTGCGCCTGCCGCTGACCGAGCCGTCCGACGCCTCGAAGGCCGCCGTCGATGCCGCGCTCGACCATGCGGGGCTGGTCGGATGA
- a CDS encoding M13 family metallopeptidase, producing MKKLMIALAASSALAACAHNAPNDLGTASALPDAAAELGDEPMGQPELGTYGFDSSGMDRSVDPGDDFYDYANGTWAEQTEIPADKSNYGMFGALDDLSNERTKAIILEAAQDPTNRVGAAYNSFLDTDRIEALGMAPVQPLLAEIDAVDSFDDYAAMVGKADRLGFGGGMLTWYIGQDAGDSSRYIMNVRQSGLGLPDRDYYLEDGERQVAVRAAYVDYLADMLMLAGEGNARARAEAILAFETRLAEVHWDRNQLGDSEKTYNLGSKADLEALAPGYDWAAMWAEGGYEFAEVNVMTPSSIEAGLGLAAAADLEVLKDKITVAALRSYASVLPPAVDGRVFDFYSRTLSGVPEQEERWKRGVSFVSNALRDDVGQVYAERHFPPAYKAQMQALVDNVLDAMRARVLDADWMDENTKVEAMAKLDKFTVKIGYPDRWETYEGLTMDAGDLFGNLQRSREYDHQDAISRLGEPIRRWEWGMAPMTVNAYANFGMMEIVFPASILQPPFFDPNADPAINYGGIGAVIGHEISHHFDDQGAKFDSSGNLQGWWTEADYANFEMRGKALIDQYDAYEIFPGEHVDGEFTLGENIGDLAGLAIAYDAYKASLGGEEAPVIDGTTGDQRFFLGWAQVWRRSYRDEELKRRLKTDSHSPSEQRVWVVRNFDSWYDAFGVEADDAMYLAPTDRVTVW from the coding sequence ATGAAGAAATTGATGATTGCCCTGGCCGCTTCGAGCGCGCTGGCGGCCTGTGCGCATAATGCCCCCAATGATCTCGGCACCGCTTCGGCGCTGCCCGACGCAGCCGCCGAACTGGGCGATGAGCCGATGGGCCAGCCCGAACTGGGCACCTACGGCTTCGACAGCAGCGGCATGGACCGTTCGGTCGATCCGGGCGACGACTTCTACGACTATGCCAATGGCACCTGGGCCGAGCAGACCGAAATTCCGGCCGACAAGTCGAACTACGGCATGTTCGGTGCGCTCGACGATCTTTCGAACGAACGCACCAAGGCGATCATTCTCGAGGCCGCGCAGGATCCGACCAACCGGGTCGGCGCCGCCTATAACAGCTTTCTCGATACCGACCGGATCGAAGCGCTCGGCATGGCGCCGGTCCAGCCGCTCCTCGCCGAGATCGACGCCGTCGACAGCTTCGATGACTATGCCGCGATGGTCGGCAAGGCCGATCGGCTCGGCTTCGGCGGCGGGATGCTCACCTGGTATATCGGTCAGGATGCCGGCGACAGCAGCCGCTACATCATGAACGTCCGCCAGTCGGGCCTCGGGCTTCCCGATCGCGATTATTATCTCGAGGACGGCGAGCGGCAGGTCGCGGTGCGCGCTGCCTATGTCGACTATCTCGCCGACATGCTGATGCTGGCTGGCGAGGGCAATGCCCGCGCCCGGGCCGAGGCGATCCTCGCCTTCGAGACCCGGCTCGCCGAGGTCCATTGGGACCGCAACCAACTCGGCGACAGCGAGAAGACCTACAATCTCGGCTCCAAGGCCGATCTCGAGGCGCTGGCCCCCGGCTACGACTGGGCCGCGATGTGGGCCGAGGGGGGTTACGAATTCGCCGAGGTCAACGTGATGACCCCGAGCTCGATCGAGGCCGGCCTCGGCCTCGCCGCCGCCGCGGACCTCGAGGTCCTCAAGGACAAGATCACCGTCGCCGCGCTGCGCAGCTACGCCTCAGTGCTGCCCCCCGCGGTCGATGGCCGCGTGTTCGATTTCTATTCGCGCACCCTGTCGGGCGTGCCCGAGCAGGAAGAGCGCTGGAAGCGTGGCGTGAGCTTCGTGTCGAACGCGCTGCGCGACGATGTCGGGCAGGTCTATGCCGAGCGCCATTTCCCGCCGGCCTACAAGGCGCAGATGCAGGCGCTCGTCGACAATGTGCTCGACGCCATGCGCGCCCGCGTGCTCGATGCCGATTGGATGGACGAGAACACCAAGGTCGAGGCGATGGCCAAGCTCGACAAGTTCACGGTCAAGATCGGCTATCCTGATCGCTGGGAGACCTATGAGGGCCTGACGATGGATGCGGGCGACCTGTTCGGCAATTTGCAGCGCTCGCGCGAATATGACCATCAGGACGCGATCTCGCGTCTCGGAGAACCGATCCGCCGCTGGGAGTGGGGCATGGCCCCGATGACGGTCAACGCCTATGCCAATTTCGGCATGATGGAGATCGTCTTCCCCGCCTCGATCCTGCAGCCGCCCTTCTTCGACCCCAACGCCGATCCGGCTATCAACTATGGTGGTATCGGCGCGGTGATCGGTCACGAGATCAGCCACCATTTCGACGACCAGGGCGCCAAGTTCGACAGTTCGGGCAACCTCCAGGGTTGGTGGACCGAGGCCGACTATGCCAATTTCGAGATGCGCGGAAAGGCGCTCATCGACCAATATGACGCCTATGAAATCTTCCCGGGCGAGCATGTCGATGGCGAGTTCACGCTCGGCGAGAATATCGGCGACCTTGCCGGTCTCGCCATCGCCTATGACGCCTACAAGGCCTCGCTGGGCGGTGAGGAGGCGCCCGTGATCGACGGCACGACCGGCGATCAGCGCTTCTTCCTCGGTTGGGCACAGGTGTGGCGCCGCAGTTACCGCGACGAGGAGCTGAAGCGCCGTCTCAAGACGGACTCGCATTCGCCGTCGGAACAGCGCGTCTGGGTCGTGCGCAACTTCGACAGCTGGTACGATGCCTTCGGGGTCGAGGCCGATGATGCGATGTACCTCGCGCCGACTGACCGGGTGACCGTCTGGTAG
- a CDS encoding polyphosphate kinase 2 family protein, with protein sequence MNEGLAGESLEDLRARLKGLQLRQLVHRQRLILLVEGWEASGKRSFLRQVMGGLDPCAADCHCLEPQPIGSEDRHWLAKYWNGLPGAGQSSLFYRSWYRSLVDERVLRGMDDKHWSRGCDEINEFEAQQRDHDTTIVKLFFHCSASALDQRLAQRRADPWERQLIREAEELARDRRDDYVAAWNVAFEETDMRWAPWRLVDAEDVGRGVHSALAHLVAELDRALPADPPATEGEHEVIDFPGKALR encoded by the coding sequence GTGAACGAGGGTCTGGCAGGCGAAAGCCTCGAAGACCTTCGTGCGCGGCTCAAGGGCTTGCAACTGCGCCAGCTGGTACATCGCCAGCGGCTCATCCTGCTCGTCGAGGGGTGGGAAGCCAGCGGCAAGCGCTCCTTCCTGCGACAAGTGATGGGCGGGCTCGACCCATGCGCGGCTGATTGTCATTGCCTCGAGCCGCAACCGATCGGCAGCGAGGATCGGCACTGGCTCGCCAAATATTGGAACGGCCTGCCGGGGGCGGGACAATCCAGCCTCTTCTATCGCAGCTGGTATCGCAGCCTCGTCGACGAACGCGTGCTCCGCGGCATGGATGACAAGCATTGGTCGCGCGGATGCGACGAGATCAACGAATTCGAAGCGCAGCAACGCGACCATGACACGACCATCGTCAAGCTGTTCTTCCATTGCTCCGCTAGCGCGCTCGACCAGCGCCTTGCCCAGCGTCGCGCCGATCCATGGGAACGCCAGCTGATCCGCGAGGCCGAGGAATTGGCGCGCGACCGGCGCGACGACTATGTAGCGGCTTGGAATGTCGCCTTCGAGGAAACCGACATGCGCTGGGCGCCGTGGCGCCTCGTCGATGCCGAGGATGTCGGTCGAGGGGTGCATTCGGCGCTGGCGCACCTCGTGGCCGAGCTCGACCGCGCGCTGCCCGCCGATCCGCCCGCGACCGAGGGCGAGCATGAGGTGATCGACTTTCCCGGCAAGGCGCTGCGCTGA
- the greB gene encoding transcription elongation factor GreB, which produces MSGGGKGRPRYITPQGFARIREEYEQLFGTERPKLVETISWAAGNGDRSENGDYIYGRKKLREIDRRLGYLSKVMKNAKVVDPSRAERRDEVRFGATVTLVDEDERSRILTIVGDDEAEAGDGRVGWSSPIARAIIGARVGDERGVRLPAGEMFYEIEKIAYPEA; this is translated from the coding sequence ATGAGCGGCGGGGGGAAGGGCCGCCCGCGCTATATCACCCCGCAGGGGTTTGCGCGTATCCGCGAGGAATATGAGCAGCTGTTCGGCACCGAGCGCCCCAAGCTGGTCGAGACGATCAGCTGGGCGGCGGGCAATGGCGATCGCTCGGAAAATGGCGATTACATCTACGGCCGCAAGAAATTGCGCGAGATCGACCGGCGGCTGGGTTACCTCTCGAAGGTCATGAAGAACGCCAAGGTCGTCGATCCGTCACGCGCCGAGCGACGCGACGAGGTCCGTTTCGGCGCGACCGTGACGCTGGTCGACGAAGACGAGCGCAGCCGCATCCTCACCATCGTCGGCGATGACGAGGCCGAGGCGGGCGATGGGCGCGTCGGCTGGTCCTCCCCCATCGCCCGCGCCATCATCGGCGCCCGCGTCGGCGACGAACGCGGGGTGCGGCTTCCTGCCGGCGAGATGTTCTACGAGATCGAGAAGATCGCCTACCCCGAGGCTTGA